The nucleotide window gCTAACTAAGTTAGACTCTAATGGGTGTAATCCATTAGGGTTCGCCTTAGAGGAATCAGTCTCTATCAGTTTGTTGTCTCTCCTATTGAACTATTGGGTAAGTTTGAAATCCACATCTGAACTCTATCTCTCTAATGGAATCGGGTCATTGTCATGCTTGATGAGAGCTACTAACACAATCAACTTGTTTTGAACGAGTTTATGGCATTTGGTGTGCTTTCAATTGTTTTAATTGTGTAGTTGTATGCACAACaccaacagcaaagaaattgtgaCACTAAATTAATGTGTAGGACCATTGGACATCCCATCCTGAGTAATATTTTAGATTTTAAGTGATGAAgaagataataatatatatatatatataatgattattACATAATTTGATACTAGATTGTACATAATCATGCATTTTTAGTGACTAATTAGCTTCAAATACCTATAGGTACTGATCTATATTTATTGGTCCTGAATCATAGTATTCAATAATAGAGGTACTTAAACAATGATGCAATTTATATTGTATCGAATTATAATAATCTTAAGAGAGATTCTATctaaattaaatataatataatcagAGCTATTCAAAATGAGCTTCTAAGTGCCTCGGATCATAATAGAATAATGTCCATATATTCCTTATATCCTCGATCAATCTTAATTTGAGTgtattattgagaaaaatcaaTTCTGTACTcccataaaattattttatttgaaatcgaAAGAATATACCTTTAATGCTTTACCTAACATGagaaacattaaaaataaaatttaaaatatcaaaggTTCTTTATGTCTCTtgtgtgaaggatacatccgtaaaAGGTCGAAGATATCAGAGAAAAATGATGGAAAATTAACGAGGATCAGAAGCAAATTGATCAAGTAAAGCATGTCATGGAGAATGTTCTCCCTtagttatttatattattattattattattattgttattgttattatttactCCCCTATGATTGCTGGTAAGCTTAGATGACAAGCACATACTATCAAGGCCAAGATTCTTTGTAGTGATGGGTGCGACGCATCTGTCTCTTTAGGTTTTGGCCAAACTCATCCTACTTTTTCTTGATTAGGACTTTTGACTCGGCCATGTTATTTGTGGAGGATATGAGACTGCGAAGACAAACCAATAAAGAAAGCAGCGttcattttaattatatattggaGACGGTGCTCGGTCGTGTAATTTAGGATACCGACCGAGGTTTATTTTGCGTTCTGACCTCAATTATTTTAGGAGCTCGGCGGTGCAGCAGCACCACCCAAATTGGCTTCTCTCTCCTCATCttctttctttcccttctcccccagtatctctctctctctgtctctctctctctcgtaaggGAAATAGAAGGAAAACAAAAAGGAATACATACGAAAAATCTCAACCCACCACAAAGCGCAGATAGGTGTAGAACAAGGACCAGACGCAGAAGCCTCAGAAGAAGAGATGCGGGAAGGAATAAAAAGGCAAATGAAGTCCCAGACTCGCTATAATCATTGTTGTTACTCTCTTCTTTGCGATCTTTCCGTCATCTCTTTCCACTGACATAATTTTCTCATCCAGACTTGTAATCAGATACATCTGAACCTTAAGAGAGAGTTACTGTGCGTGTGTGAGAGAGAAGGCAGAGCACAGACAAATAGGACAAAGTGTTCTCTacagaagaaaggaaagaagaagagagagagagagagagagagagagagagggagagagagaaagagagagagagagagagtgagtgggGGTGAGTGCGTGATCGGTGAGAAGGCATGGAGGAGTCGCTCAAGTCCCTCTCCTTGGACTACCTCAACCTCCTCATCAACGGGCAGGCGTTCAGCGACGTGACCTTCAGCGTGGAGGGCCGCCTCGTCCACGCCCATCGCTGCATCCTGGCcgcccgcagcctcttcttccgcaAGTTCTTCTGCGGGGCCGAGCCATCGTCGCCGCCTGGTctactcctcctccaccaccatcaccaccaccaacaCCACAGCCCGCGGTCGCCCACCGGCGGGGCCTCACAGTGTCTGTCCTCCTCCCCCGGCAGCGTGATCCCGGTGAATTCCGTCAGCTACGAGGTGTTCCTGCTGATGCTCCAGTTCATGTACAGCGGGCAGGTCTCGCTGGTGCCGCAGAAGCACGAGCCTCGCCCCAATTGCAgcgaccgcggctgctggcacaccCATTGCACCGCTGCCGTCGACCTCGCTCTCGACACCCTCACCGCTTCCCGGTCCTTCGGAGTCGAGCAGCTCGCGCTCCTCACCCAGGTCCGCCGCCCACAGATCTGCCCGTTGTGCTATCTCACGTGGTCAGATCACAGGGATTTTCTTGTAGCTCCTCCTCCTTGTTTTAGGAGTTGTCAGCTCGCTGCCTCCTCCCTTTTCCCTTCCCCGTCTTTGGTACATTCACTGGTGACGGATGTGCTTTTCTTTTTGGGACATCTCCATCCACTGTTTGCCTCACGCTTCTTCCTCTTGAATCTCTTCCCCTCTTGTTACTGTGTAAACAGCAACCTTCTATGCTGTGTGCCATAGTGTTTGCATTATGTCTCCTCCAAATCAAAATTAGATCCATCTTTCACCAACCCTAAATTTAGGGTTTGCCTTTCCTTTCCCAGTAACGGATATATCCTTTCCTTGTCCCACTCCCTGCAGCATTTCCAGCCATTTCTTGAATTGGGTGCCTCCTTTGCTCCCGTCACCaaatcgtctctctctctctctctctctctctctctctctctctctcttccccggaGGGACTCTCCCTGGTCTCATCCCTTGTATATTTAATGCAAACCAAAACCTCAAATTCATTGTTTTGACAGAATGTGCTGCTAATGCTCTTTTTTGGGTGCTCGTTGGGTGCGTGCAGAAGCAATTGGCTAGCATGGTGGAGAAGGCGTCGATCGAGGACGTGATGAAGGTCCTGATGGCGTCCAGGAAGCAAGAAATGCACCAGCTGTGGACCACCTGCTCCCACCTGGTCGCCAAGTCCGGACTCCCGCCGGAGGTGCTCGCGAAGCACCTGCCGATCGATGTGATGGCGAAGATCGAGGAGCTCCGTCTCAAGTCCTCCCTCGCCCGCCGTTCCTTCATCCCTCACCACCACGCCCTCGAAGTCGCAGGCCCTTCCACCGAGCTCGACGACCACCACAAGATCCGCCGGATGCGCCGCGCCCTGGACTCGTCCGACGTCGAGCTTGTCAAGCTGATGGTTATGGGGGAGGGGCTCAACCTTGACGACGCCCTCGCCCTCCACTACGCCGTCGAGAACTGCAGCCGTGAGGTGGTAAAGGCGCTCCTTGAGCTCGGCGCTGCCGACGTCAATTGCCGTGCAGGCCCTGCAGGGAAAACGCCACTCCACGTCGCCGCTGAGATGGTGTGCCCCGACATGGTAGCCGTCCTCCTCGACCATCACGCCGACCCCAACGTTCGCACGTTCGACGGCGTGACCCCCCTCGACATTCTCCGCAACCTCACCTCTGACTTCCTCTTCAAGGGAGCTGTCCCGGGCCTGACGCACATCGAGCCGAACAAGCTAAGGCTTTGCCTCGAGCTAGTCCAATCGGCAGCGCTTGTCATGTCGcgtgaggaagccaaaagtggcggAGGCGGTGCCGGAAGCCACCCTCACTCGGCCATCTATCCACCGATGCATCCGGATTCGACCAGTTGCACCCCTAATAACTCAAACGGCAGCATGGTCAACCTCAGCTTGGATTCTCGAATGGTGTATCTGAATCTAGGTATGGCCGCACGGCTGGGATGCAAGATGAGTGATGGAGGCGAGGATGACGACGGCAGCAGTAGATcccaaggtggcggcggcggtaacATCGGCTTGTCGACCATGTTTCCTTCTCATGGCTTCCCGTGACTGCTGCCTTGTAAGCTTGCATCATTCAATTTCACATCgactgcatcttcctctatctAATCCGATACTCAACGCAAGGCAGATAGTCAAAGAGGCAATGGAATGTCCTCTGAATCAGTGTATTTTGTTTTGCAGCATTATTGGAGGTGGCATGTGTAGCTGCATGTAGAAATTAATAGAACCTTTGTTTGGATTGTTGGCTTTGCCTTTTCTTCTTTTCTAGTGTATTTGCTGATCAAACACCAGaacgggtggggggggggggattcAAATCGAGGTCAGCGACAAAGGTCAATCTCTTCACTTTCTGGTCTTCCCAGCCTTTGTTTTCCACATTACATTATATTTGTTTATGACGTCGATTTCctccctctctctgtctctctctctctctctccatctttaATATGAACTGTTCTTTTGCACTGATTGCAGAAGGTTATTTACTGCAATAGTTTGCCACTGTTGTTTTTCCCATCCATCGTAGGGGTAGGTTTGTTTGGgtctatatatataatgtataatatatatagtgAAGACAAGAAGCTGTCTCATCAACAGTTGAACATTTCTTTTTCCTTTATACATAGCTTTCAATGCTGCAATGCCATCTTGAAGGTGCTAAACTTTTCTCTGCATTATATTAGAATAGCCAAAAGGATCATTCTGCTGTAGACACATAAATCTCTTGTCTTCCATCAGTGCAACATCGAGGGTGACTACACGACATCACCCTTTTGTAGGTTCAGAGCAGTCTTCACTTGAAGAAGCTTTTCTGTACACTTTTGTATGATGATCTTATAGCATGTTTCTGTGCTAGCTTTTGTGATATATAGCTATTACTCCTTGTTCATCTTTTCTCCTTGTTTTACTATCAGCTTCTATCCAACAGAACTAGAATAATCCAAAtccaaatcacaaaaatcatatgCCTTCCTTTGTTCCTAGTTATGTAGGATTAGGTTTTGCAGGATCGAGTTTCTACCATTAGCATCAAATCTACTCCAAGAAAAAGGTTGAGAGTAGAATGCCTGTGAACACTACCAGACAAGTTGATGGCTCTTTTCTGTCTCTCCTTGAGTAGCTTCTACTTGGTGCAGACAGATCAGATGCATCATCAATGGCTACAGTGTATTTTCTGTTGGTGGGTTTACTGCAAGGGTAAGCATGTGAGCAGAATTGATATAGTGAACAGTGCAAGCTTTGGATTGTTCGTGTTAACTATTGgctcattttctttttatttgttgctAGTTTCATGCATAGTATATTACCACAGACTATTTTCCAGGCTCCAATCTACACACTAGAAATTTTCACTGACCATATTATTCTTCAGAAGTTCTAtgataatgtcttatgatttgtgATCCCACATCCTTCACATGTGCTGCATTCCATTATTTAACCTAAATTCCTCTTGgacatgaattttcttttaatgcCTTTAAGCATGCTGAATTTGTCTATTGTCATCTAAGCTATACTAATTTTGTTTTTTCATCTGATAAACACTTCAATATATATAGCATAATAACAATCATATAAAAGTTTCCTGTTAATCTAAGGGATATATAATGATTGCACAAAACCAATttcaataactttttttttttatatataaaagtatCTTATCTTAATATTGCTAAAATATAGATAGATTGCAATAAGCTGTTTTGTCATATTTCATTATGCTAGTATTGCTTTGGACCACATAATATGTATGAAACATTAAGTGAAGAGAAGATTAAGTGATGTTTAATGTAGAGAAAAAGATGTATACACAGACACTAGAGAATCAAATTCAAGTAAAATGTCATCAGAAGTTTCTGGTACTGTTGAAATGAAGATATCAGCAAATGTTTTCTTGTTACACAAATGGTAAGTCACTGAGAGTTTACTTCAATAGAACAACCAAAATCATGCttcctatgtttttttttctcttatttttcttgcAAAAGTTGCATCTGACTAGTTTGAGTTTGCCACCCATTGTTTGTTTCAATCTCTGGCTTTTTAGCTGCTGCTATCTGCCCATTGTTTGTTTCAATCTCTGGCTTTTTAGCTGCTGCTATCCAACCCAACTCTGGCTTTTTAGTTGCTGCCATCTACCCATTGTTTGTTTCAATCTCTGGCTTTTTAGTTGCTGCCATCTACCCATTGTTTGTTTCAGTCTCTGGCTTTTCAGCTGCTATCTACCCATTGTTTGTTTCAATCTCTGGCTTTTTAGCTGCTATTTAGTATCCTTTGGATAAAAGATACTATTTTAGAAGAATGTCTTTGGAAATTTAAATTGCTTGATGAAATAGAAACAAAAAATGGTCATAAACATGTGAATGGTTCTTATTGCTCTCCAGTTGTAATGTCTATGGAGTACAAGTAGCTGCATTCCACCTCCTGTG belongs to Musa acuminata AAA Group cultivar baxijiao chromosome BXJ1-11, Cavendish_Baxijiao_AAA, whole genome shotgun sequence and includes:
- the LOC103971942 gene encoding BTB/POZ domain and ankyrin repeat-containing protein NPR5, which encodes MEESLKSLSLDYLNLLINGQAFSDVTFSVEGRLVHAHRCILAARSLFFRKFFCGAEPSSPPGLLLLHHHHHHQHHSPRSPTGGASQCLSSSPGSVIPVNSVSYEVFLLMLQFMYSGQVSLVPQKHEPRPNCSDRGCWHTHCTAAVDLALDTLTASRSFGVEQLALLTQKQLASMVEKASIEDVMKVLMASRKQEMHQLWTTCSHLVAKSGLPPEVLAKHLPIDVMAKIEELRLKSSLARRSFIPHHHALEVAGPSTELDDHHKIRRMRRALDSSDVELVKLMVMGEGLNLDDALALHYAVENCSREVVKALLELGAADVNCRAGPAGKTPLHVAAEMVCPDMVAVLLDHHADPNVRTFDGVTPLDILRNLTSDFLFKGAVPGLTHIEPNKLRLCLELVQSAALVMSREEAKSGGGGAGSHPHSAIYPPMHPDSTSCTPNNSNGSMVNLSLDSRMVYLNLGMAARLGCKMSDGGEDDDGSSRSQGGGGGNIGLSTMFPSHGFP